One Ethanoligenens harbinense YUAN-3 genomic window carries:
- a CDS encoding fumarylacetoacetate hydrolase family protein, with protein MRYLTYRQNGAEHAGLLHGQTIYDLNDALACAGRPPVSSLLALIEAAAETPAILSALAATDLSACTPVTNAVLCAPIPRPRRNVFCLGKNYAAHATEVQGTRLSGTGIPQHPVYFTKTAAPALAPGGVIDCPEKLTESLDYEAELALVIGRAGKNIPAEDAASYIFGYTVLNDISARDLQARHEQWFRGKNLDTFCPMGPVLADQSEIPFPARVQVTCRVNGEVRQNANTDSLIFDIPTILSDLSKGFTLLPGDIISTGTPAGVGAGVGAGFDPPRFLQDGDVVECEVDHIGVLRNTVRRKPVV; from the coding sequence TTGCGATATCTCACTTACAGGCAGAACGGCGCGGAACATGCCGGCTTGCTGCATGGACAAACCATTTACGACCTGAACGATGCACTCGCCTGTGCCGGGCGGCCCCCAGTTTCATCTCTGCTCGCACTGATCGAAGCGGCGGCGGAAACGCCCGCCATCCTTTCCGCACTGGCCGCCACAGACCTTTCGGCATGCACCCCGGTCACCAACGCGGTGCTCTGCGCCCCCATCCCGCGCCCCAGACGCAATGTTTTCTGTCTGGGGAAAAATTACGCCGCACACGCCACCGAGGTGCAAGGCACGCGGCTATCCGGCACCGGCATCCCGCAGCATCCGGTTTATTTCACCAAGACAGCCGCGCCGGCCCTCGCTCCCGGCGGCGTGATCGACTGCCCGGAAAAACTTACGGAATCGCTGGATTATGAAGCGGAGCTTGCGCTTGTCATCGGGCGGGCAGGCAAAAACATCCCCGCGGAAGACGCGGCATCCTACATCTTCGGCTACACCGTCCTCAACGATATTTCCGCCCGCGACCTGCAGGCCCGACATGAACAATGGTTTCGCGGGAAAAACCTGGATACCTTTTGCCCGATGGGCCCCGTGCTGGCGGACCAGAGCGAGATCCCGTTCCCGGCGCGGGTGCAGGTGACCTGCCGCGTGAACGGAGAAGTACGGCAGAACGCCAACACCGATTCGCTGATATTCGACATCCCCACCATTTTGAGCGACCTTTCCAAAGGGTTTACCCTGCTGCCCGGTGATATCATCAGCACCGGCACACCCGCCGGCGTCGGCGCCGGCGTCGGCGCGGGCTTCGACCCGCCGCGCTTTCTGCAAGACGGCGACGTGGTGGAATGCGAAGTGGATCACATCGGCGTACTGCGCAACACCGTGCGAAGAAAGCCCGTCGTCTGA
- a CDS encoding zinc dependent phospholipase C family protein gives MPAILTHYLFSEMVAPPCIDDMLSGNMYVWGSQGPDFLFFSPPVHPHWRMLSRIGGLMHEQDMDQNFAFMADCCKKAEGMEKKILLSYFYGFLSHYILDRTFHPYVYGMQRYFKTILPKASDNYLHRQIETNLDVLFLKRLRSMTIQDFSVISHLRRIPELNTVCEMYRELFRSRFEQTFSIRAISHSFLSMKLLYSFFYSPRGFKRRAVTFAKHLTENSYPAVMALIHPVEPGTEIDYANIKRAVHEPGNDALEHTAYELFGIARQAYKTFFPLAERLCRDGGDFSAITQGINFEGDPAR, from the coding sequence ATGCCTGCCATCCTCACACATTATCTGTTCAGCGAAATGGTCGCGCCGCCATGTATTGACGACATGCTCAGCGGCAATATGTATGTATGGGGGTCGCAAGGGCCGGATTTCCTCTTTTTCTCACCGCCCGTGCATCCGCATTGGCGTATGCTCAGCCGGATCGGCGGCTTGATGCATGAGCAGGATATGGATCAGAATTTTGCGTTTATGGCCGATTGTTGCAAAAAAGCCGAAGGAATGGAAAAAAAGATTCTCCTTTCTTATTTTTATGGGTTCCTCTCCCATTATATCCTGGACCGCACGTTCCACCCGTATGTTTACGGTATGCAGCGCTATTTCAAAACCATCCTGCCCAAGGCAAGCGACAATTACCTGCACCGGCAAATCGAAACCAATCTGGATGTGCTGTTTCTCAAGCGGCTGCGCAGCATGACGATTCAGGATTTTTCCGTTATCAGCCATCTCCGGCGCATCCCGGAACTGAACACGGTGTGCGAGATGTACCGCGAGCTGTTTCGCAGCCGGTTTGAGCAGACCTTTTCCATCCGGGCCATCTCCCATTCCTTTTTAAGCATGAAGCTGCTGTACAGCTTTTTTTACAGCCCGCGGGGATTCAAACGGCGCGCCGTCACATTTGCCAAACACCTGACGGAAAACAGCTATCCCGCCGTGATGGCGCTGATTCACCCGGTGGAGCCGGGCACTGAGATTGATTACGCGAATATAAAGCGGGCGGTACATGAGCCTGGCAACGATGCGCTGGAACACACTGCCTACGAACTGTTCGGTATCGCCCGCCAAGCATACAAAACGTTCTTCCCGCTGGCCGAGCGGCTCTGTCGGGATGGCGGCGATTTTTCCGCCATCACGCAGGGCATCAATTTTGAAGGAGACCCCGCACGCTGA